TAAGAGATTTTCCGCAGTGGCGCAAGCAGGTCTGGGATTTACTCAGTGTTGCAATTCCTCATTCGCGTTAAAAAGTCCTCAAATTCCAAGTGCAACCTAATACTTCAGTATTGACCAATGGGGCACTCTTTAGTAATTGTTCGAAGCTAATCAATTAGCGTTTGCTTCGATCTTTTTTTTCGGACTTGGCAATTTTCGAGCAACATCCTATTGTGGGATCACATCGTAAGTAGGAACAAAAAATGACATTTTCCTCAACTATTGAAGAAGTTAACAGTACTCGTCGCAAATTTAAAATTTCTGTCCCTGCAACTTCTATCCAAGCTGCTTTTAGTGAAGTCGCCTCAGAAATTCAAAAATCAGCAGAAATCCGTGGATTTCGTAAAGGCAAAGCTCCTCAAGCGTTAATTCGTAAATTTTATCTTGGTGATATTCTTAAAAAAGCTGCAGATAAAGTGATCAATAAGGCATATACAGATGCTGCCAAAAATGTTGATTTTCAAATTGTGAGCTTTCCGCATATTGAGCCTGAAAATCAATTTGAAGAGCATAATGATTTTCAATTTTCGGCTACAGTTGATATCAATCCAAATGTTGAAATCAAAGATTACCAACAAATTCCATTAAAAATGGATAAAAAATTTGACATTATCTATGACGAAGAACTCGAAAAATTATTGAATAGCTATTCACGCGCTTTAGGCAAAACTGTCAAAGATGAGTCTGGTAGAGCTGCGGCAAAAGGTGATTTTGTAAAAGTAAGTTATTCAATTTTTCATGATGGTCAAGAAATTAAAGACAAACAAGCAACTGAGCAAACATTTGAATTAAATGGTGCAGGTTTCCCAGGTTTTGAAGACGCTATTGTAGGTTTAAAATCTAATGATTCTAAAACTTTTACAGTAACTTATCCAGAAGATTACCGTGACGCATCTTTACAAGGAAAAACAGTAGAATTTCATTTAACGTTAAACTCTGTTGAAACCCTTGAGCCTTTAGTTCTTGATGATGAGTTTGCAAAACGTTTGGGCTTTGCCACAATGGATGAAGCGCGTCAAAATATTAAAGACAATATTCAAAAAACCAACGAAAATGCAAAATCTAATGCTGCATTTGAACAAGTGATTGACTATGTGTTGGCAAAAAATTCTTTTGATGTTGCAGACAGTTTGATTGAAAGCACCATTGACAAAGCTATTGCTGAAAAAAACAGTACCCTTAGTAAGTCTGAACAACTCAATCCTAAAGACGACTCAGTGCGTTCTGAATACCAGGAATGGGCGCAAAAACAAGTCAGAGGCATCCTCGCTTTAGGTCATATCGCACGTCAAGAAGGAATTTCTGTGACTGATGACGAAATGTTAAAAGACTTGTCTTCTTTTGCGGTTGCAAACCGTATTGATCCTCGTGAGCTTGTAAAACGTGCTGGTGCGCAAATTTATGATGAGTTCCGTGGGCAAGTTATGATCCGAAAAGTCATTGCCAAAATTCTTGAAACTGCACAAATTGACTACTCTGTAGAAAATTTGGCTTCAGTGTAGCTGGTGCACTGAAGCATTTCATTGCTTCTGCCGCTAATATAAGAGAGCAAAATATTGCTCTCTTTTTAATGCCTACTCATTTTCGAGTGGATTATTTTTTTGGAGGTTTTGGTTATGAAATTGGTTTCGACTGTCGTGGCTTCACTGGTTGCTTTGGGATCTTTATCCGTATTTGCTGAAGACGCTTCTATTTCCGTTGCAGATGCTGCAACAGCAGAGGCAAAACCTGCTGCAACTGCGGCAGCAATGCCTGAACCAAAACATGAAGAAAAACAAAAGGCAGAAAATAAAAAGAAGAAAGAACACAAGTCTGCAAGTAAGAAAAAAGCAAAAAAATCTGAAGCAGCTCCTGCAGATCATTAATCTTAATCTGAAGCCTAATTTGCAAAATCCACCCTTTTTAGGGTGGATTTTATAATATTTAACGTGCCAAACTCATTGTAATAAAAACTTTTTCGCCTTCGCAATCAAGCTCTGTTTGGTAGTCATGTTTAGCGCCAATTTCTGCTACAATTTGAGATAAGGTCTCTTCTTCAATGTAAGCTTTGTTGGCTTGAATTGCATGCATCAACCCAGGGCTTTTGGCTTGAATCACCAAATTCAATTTGTCTTCAACATTAAAATCCGCAGATTTTCTGGCTTTTTGAATTAAGCTGACAAGTTCTCTTGCAATCCCTTCAAGGCGCAATTCTTCAGTGATATGCGGATCGAGTGCTGTTACGATTTCTGCATCAGAGGCAACAAGATGGGTTCCGCTAGGGCGTAGCTCAACATGCACCATTTCTGGGGTCAGGCAAAAATCTTTAAGAGTGATTGTTTCTTTACGAAGTGCTTTAAGTGAATCTTCTTGAGAAAGGTCAATTAAAAGTGATTGCAATTCTTTAATGCGATCTCCTAGAGTTTTACCGAGTACTTTAAAATTAGGTTTCACAATAATTTTAGCAAGCTCAGAAGGATTGTAAGTGATTGCAACATCCTTAACATTAAGTTCTTCACAAATTACAGACTTTAATTTTAAAATTTGATTTCCGAGTTGTTGTGATAACACACCAACAGTCAATTTTTGTAATGGTTGACGATTTTTGAGTTTATGAGTCACGCGAATGGTGCGCCCCAAATCAACAACGCGACGCGAAATCGACACATCCTGTAAAAGTTCTTTTTCTTGAGGTGTGATGTCTCGAGGTTCTGGTAATAACGATAAATGAACGCTTCCCGTTTTTTGCAGCTCTGGGGTTAAGGCAAGTTTTTCATAAAAATATTCTGCG
This region of Spirobacillus cienkowskii genomic DNA includes:
- the tig gene encoding trigger factor; this encodes MTFSSTIEEVNSTRRKFKISVPATSIQAAFSEVASEIQKSAEIRGFRKGKAPQALIRKFYLGDILKKAADKVINKAYTDAAKNVDFQIVSFPHIEPENQFEEHNDFQFSATVDINPNVEIKDYQQIPLKMDKKFDIIYDEELEKLLNSYSRALGKTVKDESGRAAAKGDFVKVSYSIFHDGQEIKDKQATEQTFELNGAGFPGFEDAIVGLKSNDSKTFTVTYPEDYRDASLQGKTVEFHLTLNSVETLEPLVLDDEFAKRLGFATMDEARQNIKDNIQKTNENAKSNAAFEQVIDYVLAKNSFDVADSLIESTIDKAIAEKNSTLSKSEQLNPKDDSVRSEYQEWAQKQVRGILALGHIARQEGISVTDDEMLKDLSSFAVANRIDPRELVKRAGAQIYDEFRGQVMIRKVIAKILETAQIDYSVENLASV